CCCGCCGTGGTCGTTGGAGGCGCTCGTGAAGCCGGCGGCCGTCTTGCCCGCCAGCTTGCCCTGCGCCCAGAGCGGCCCCGTGGTGTCCAGGAACTGCTTCAGTTGCGACGCGACGTTGCCGAAGCGGGTGGGCGTCCCGAAGAGGTAGGCGTCGGCCCACTCCAGGTCGTCGTATCCGGCCTCGGGCACGTCGCGCGTCGCCTCGAGGTGGGCGCGCCAGGCGGGGTTGGCGTCGACGGCCTGCTCGGGCGCCAGCTCGCGCACCCTGCGCAGGCGCACCTCGGCCCCCGCCTCTCTCGCCGCCGACTCGGCCGCCCGTGCCAGCCGGTAGATGGTGCCCGTGGAGCTGTAATAGATGATGGCCAGACGGACGGGTCGCATGCTCGCCAAGTCGCCTCCGGTCCTCCATGGTAGCGCAGGCCGCACCTGCGCGCCCCCCGGCCGCTTCGACCGCCCGGTAACGAGGGGGGTGCGGCCGGACGGAGTATGCCCGGAGCGGGTGTTCGAGCGACGGACGGGACGGGGGGAGCGGGGATGCGCGTAGGCGTGGCGCTGGACTCCACCGGCGACCTGGACCGGGCCACCCTGGAGGCCTACGGGCTGGAGTCGGCGCCGGTGGTCGTGCTGGTCGACGGCCGGGAGCTGGAGGCGGGCCCGGAGGCGGACCGGGCCGCCTTCGCCCGGCTTCTGGCGGGCACGCCCGTGGAGAAGATCAGCACCTCGGGCGTCAACGTGGAGGCCTGGGGCGAGGCCGTGGACCGGCTGCGTGCGCGGGGCGCCGGCTCGGTCCTGCTCCTCTCCCTGGCCTCCACCCTGAGCGGCACCCACCGCAGCGCCGTGGCCGCCGCCCGGCTGGCCGAGCCGTTCCCCGTCCGCGTCGTGGACAGCGGCACCGCCTCCTGCGGGCTGGCCGCGCTGGCGCTCTCCGCGGCCCGCCTGGCCGCTTCCGGCGCCTCCCTGGAGGAGATGGAGGGCTGGGTGCGGAAGGCGGCCGCCCGCACGCGGACGATCCTGGCCAGCCGCGACACCAGCATCCTCCGCCACCTGGGACGCCTGCTGGAGGCGGAGCCGGGCGGCTCGCCGGAATACGTCCTTCTCGACCTCGGCGCGCGCATCCGTCCGCTCGGCGCCGCAGAGGGCGTCGAGGAGGCGGTGGAGCGGCTGGCCGCGCTGTTCCGCGAGCACTGGCAGGGCGGGGACGGCCCCGAGGGGGGCTGGCAGCTGGTGATCGGCCACGGGGGCAACGCCGACGCCGCCCGGCGGCTGGAGGAGCGGCTCGGGCAGCTGGCCCCCGCCGGGCAGCGGTTCCACGTGTTGCGCGTCGATGACGGCCCCATCTTCACCCTCCTCTCCCGCGGGCCGGGCGGCTTCGGCCTGGGCGC
This sequence is a window from Bacillota bacterium. Protein-coding genes within it:
- a CDS encoding DegV family protein, with amino-acid sequence MRVGVALDSTGDLDRATLEAYGLESAPVVVLVDGRELEAGPEADRAAFARLLAGTPVEKISTSGVNVEAWGEAVDRLRARGAGSVLLLSLASTLSGTHRSAVAAARLAEPFPVRVVDSGTASCGLAALALSAARLAASGASLEEMEGWVRKAAARTRTILASRDTSILRHLGRLLEAEPGGSPEYVLLDLGARIRPLGAAEGVEEAVERLAALFREHWQGGDGPEGGWQLVIGHGGNADAARRLEERLGQLAPAGQRFHVLRVDDGPIFTLLSRGPGGFGLGAAPLPGRLDEAGAARV
- the wrbA gene encoding NAD(P)H:quinone oxidoreductase; this encodes MRPVRLAIIYYSSTGTIYRLARAAESAAREAGAEVRLRRVRELAPEQAVDANPAWRAHLEATRDVPEAGYDDLEWADAYLFGTPTRFGNVASQLKQFLDTTGPLWAQGKLAGKTAAGFTSASNDHGGQESTLLALYNVLHHWGCILVPPGYTDPAVFAAGGNPYGVSATAKPGQPLPESVLEAAAYLARRLMRVTAWLLAGREQSDG